From one Babesia bovis T2Bo chromosome 3, whole genome shotgun sequence genomic stretch:
- a CDS encoding putative 23S rRNA (adenine(2503)-C(2))-methyltransferase, with translation MVHPAIERSARYNGIRSVLQRSNAAGYRLSQILRSVYSAKSSNYLEMYHIPKHVREELHDHFGGSLLSLKPTTSTKSDRACKVLFENRDKSKVEAVLLSFPTHKSLCISSQVGCAYACAFCATGRIGLKRNLSVDEITDQVLYFRQNGHQIDSISFMGMGEPLSNPNVFRAINILSDNDLFAMSSRRLNISTVGILPGLKKLNRDHPHVNLAFSMHSPFTDQRNKLVPVNQLYPFRDVFELLDERIRLTGKRIWISYILIKGENDTREHAEELVKVISNRPDEIRYLYHVNLIPYNTVKSICKFERTEDNVIDTFKAILKKSKISFSFRNHFGQSIDAACGQLYADYEAVDESTLFGRGRSIRRGLKHTPSN, from the exons ATGGTACACCCGGCCATTGAACGATCAGCACGTTACAATGGTATACGGTCTGTTTTGCAACGAAGCAATGCTGCGGGTTACCGACTATCGCAGATTCTCCGTTCGGTTTACAGTGCCAAGTCGTCTAATTATCTTGAAATGTATCATATACCGAAGCATGTGCGTGAAGAACTTCATGACCATTTTGGCGGATCATTATTGTCTTTAAAGCCTACTACAAGCACGAAGTCTGATCGTGCTTGTAAGGTTCTGTTTGAAAACCGCGATAAAAGCAAGGTTGAGGCTGTATTGCTGAGTTTTCCAACACATAAATCTCTTTGCATATCAAGTCAA GTTGGTTGCGCCTATGCATGTGCCTTTTGCGCAACAGGCAGGATTGGTCTGAAACGTAATTTGTCTGTCGACGAAATAACTGATCAAGTTCTTTATTTTCGACAAAATGGTCACCAAATAGACAGCATATCGTTTATGG GTATGGGCGAACCCTTATCAAATCCTAACGTATTCCGTGCAATTAACATACTAAGTGATAACGATTTATTTGCTATGTCATCGCGAAGGCTTAACATATCCACAGTCGGGATACTACCTGGTTTGAAAAAATTAAACCGCGACCATCCTCAT GTAAACCTTGCTTTCTCAATGCATTCGCCTTTCACAGATCAGCGCAACAAGCTAGTCCCGGTTAACCAGTTGTATCCATTTAGGGACGTATTTGAATTATTGGACGAGCGCATTCGTTTAACCGGAAAACGTATTTGGATATCATACATTCTCATCAAAGGTGAGAACGATACACGTGAACATGCGGAAGAGCTAGTTAAAGTAATTAGTAATCGACCCGACGAGATTCGATATTTATACCACGTAAACCTTATACCTTATAATACGG TAAAATCTATATGTAAATTTGAACGAACAGAAGATAACGTCATTGACACTTTCAAG GCTATACTCAAAAAGAGCAAGATATCCTTTTCATTCAg AAATCACTTTGGACAAAGCATCGACGCCGCATGTGGGCAGCTATATGCcg ATTACGAAGCAGTTGACGAGAGCACATTGTTTGGTCGGGGTCGCAGCATACGAAGAGGATTGAAACACACTCCGTCTAATTAA